One window of the Salvia splendens isolate huo1 chromosome 1, SspV2, whole genome shotgun sequence genome contains the following:
- the LOC121772138 gene encoding uncharacterized protein LOC121772138 — MKRFNNNGKAVGGSSRPDSFPNGASRRQQPVDRRNFGNSHQSQLEDGEFEVRQPEELHLDDSVSGKLDRLLDRLDKFEVWRADTDRRFQSLEPVISRDAEPPSVFEDGDDWGDKGFRRTRYGDRGNNFRNPSGGFRDSQQAGRGSRGGRGRPGSCWDPPWTRTCWDPPAYRETPRQHPFNEDHGGRHSTTWDSPWGRGDSGRQSPLLSTATTVASQPLLGFNGRSSRATHQPLSSEALWWDRYGSGGEGVRGRRPTAWDNPPQRVDDHTGRLAPTWETARGRHEDDRYSDPPRRIDVSERRAAIAQPPAPAVASIPRLGFGDDSSIHGPQQATQPGASSGARYTVKGDGDRGKQPSASVAIEAPSSSTTDLLLQAKDLSVVIAESKQPILKEVNLTVRHGEVHAVMGKNDSGKSTFAKALAGHPDYEVTGGSVMYKGFDLREMESEERATVGLFMSFQSSVEIPGVSNIDFLNMAYNARRRELGLPELGPIEFYGYVAPKLELINMKTDFLNRYVNEGFSGGEKRRNDTSCLSTLGSMDKLFVLGWNFAAHIGCPLLFNDGGDEVRRLVVRCVFDPGGDVSPKSAFNSLRCFVVSTLRTRWILTVGELIRSYILLYLLIHQILPYICYLGQ, encoded by the coding sequence ATGAAACGATTTAACAACAACGGAAAGGCGGTCGGGGGTTCTTCACGCCCAGATTCGTTCCCGAATGGTGCATCGCGCCGTCAACAGCCTGTTGATCGTCGCAATTTTGGGAACTCGCATCAATCACAGTTGGAAGATGGGGAGTTCGAAGTTCGTCAACCGGAGGAGTTACATCTTGATGACTCGGTGAGTGGTAAGTTGGATCGTTTATTGGATCGCCTCGACAAGTTTGAGGTGTGGAGGGCCGACACAGATCGCCGCTTCCAATCTCTGGAACCGGTAATCTCTCGCGATGCAGAACCGCCGTCGGTTTTCGAGGATGGAGATGATTGGGGGGATAAGGGTTTTAGACGTACACGTTATGGTGACAGGGGAAATAATTTTCGAAACCCTAGTGGGGGATTTCGGGACAGCCAACAGGCAGGGCGGGGAAGCCGCGGAGGCAGGGGCCGTCCGGGGTcttgctgggacccaccatggACTCGtacctgttgggacccaccTGCCTATCGAGAGACACCAAGGCAACACCCCTTCAACGAGGATCACGGGGGAAGACACTCGACGACATGGGACAGCCCTTGGGGGCGAGGCGATTCAGGAAGACAAAGTCCGCTGTTGTCGACAGCAACTACTGTGGCTTCACAGCCCCTGTTAGGGTTCAACGGGCGGTCGTCTAGGGCTACGCATCAGCCGCTAAGTTCTGAGGCGTTGTGGTGGGATCGTTACGGATCCGGCGGCGAGGGAGTTCGGGGGAGACGCCCGACAGCATGGGACAACCCGCCGCAAAGGGTCGACGACCATACCGGGAGACTGGCGCCAACGTGGGAGACGGCAAGGGGCAGACATGAGGACGATCGCTATTCGGACCCGCCGCGGAGGATCGACGTGTCGGAACGGCGTGCGGCCATCGCACAACCACCGGCGCCGGCGGTAGCGTCAATACCGCGATTAGGGTTTGGCGACGATTCTTCAATTCATGGGCCACAACAGGCAACCCAACCTGGTGCATCTTCAGGGGCCAGATACACGGTCAAGGGCGACGGGGATCGCGGCAAGCAGCCATCAGCTTCCGTCGCCATCGAGGCCCCTTCATCCTCGACCACTGACCTATTGCTTCAAGCCAAAGACCTCTCTGTTGTCATCGCCGAGTCCAAGCAGCCTATCCTCAAAGAGGTTAATCTTACCGTCCGCCATGGAGAGGTTCATGCTGTGATGGGGAAGAACGACTCAGGGAAAAGTACATTTGCAAAGGCCCTTGCTGGTCATCCAGATTATGAGGTTACAGGAGGAAGTGTAATGTACAAAGGGTTTGATCTGCGTGAGATGGAATCTGAGGAAAGAGCTACTGTTGGATTATTTATGAGCTTTCAATCATCAGTTGAAATTCCAGGTGTAAGCAATATTGACTTCTTAAATATGGCTTACAATGCTAGGAGGAGGGAACTTGGATTACCAGAGCTTGGTCCAATTGAGTTTTATGGCTACGTGGCACCTAAGCTTGAGCTCATCAATATGAAGACCGATTTTTTAAACAGATATGTGAATGAAGGTTTCAGCGGTGGAGAAAAAAGGCGCAATGACACGTCATGTTTGAGCACTCTTGGAAGCATGGacaagcttttcgttttgggaTGGAATTTTGCCGCCCACATTGGGTGTCCTTTGTTGTTTAATGATGGAGGAGATGAAGTGAGACGTTTAGttgttcggtgtgtgtttgatccaggaggagatgtCTCGCCAAAGTCGGCTTTCAACTCTCTTCGTtgcttcgtggtttccaccttgaggacaaggtggattttaaccgtgggggagttgatacgatcctaTATCTTATtatatcttttgattcaccaaatccttccatatatttgttatcttggtcaataa